TCGCGGACGCGGGATGCACCAACGCCGACGAACATTTCCACAAATTCACTTCCGGAGATGCTGAAGAAGGGAACCCCGGCTTCCCCGGCGATCGCTTTGGCGAGTAATGTTTTCCCGGTTCCTGGAGGGCCAATTAACAGGACGCCTTTGGGAATTTTCGCACCTACGGCGGTGAATTTCTCTGGGAGTTTGAGGAAGGTGACGACTTCTTCGAGTTCTTCTTTGGCTTCTTCGATCCCGGCGACGTCGTCAAATTTGACGCCGGTTTTGGCTTCCATCTGAAATCTGGCTCTTGATTTCCCGAAGTTCATGGCTTGCCCAGAGGCATTACTAGAACGACGGAAAATAAACATTAATACTCCCAGTAAGAAGAAGAGTAATAGTAAGTTTGCCGCTACTCCCACCGCTGCGGTGTTATCGGTCGAAGGTTGTACATCAAGTTCGACATTTTTGTCGCGGAGTTGTTCGATCAATTCTGGGTTTTGCTCTAGAAGCATTACCTCTTGCGGCGGATCGGTTGGCTTTTGCCCCGTTAATCTAACCTTAGCCATCCGGGTGGCTGGGTCAATTTCCACTTTGGTGACTTGGTTTGCCTCAAGTTTCTGCAATAAATCGCCATAGGTGAGGGTGTTCTGCTCTGCCTTGGCGAGGGCAGGAGGACTCAGCAGCATCCCCTGGAAAATCATCAAACTGGCGGCGATCTGCCAGAAGCGTCGTGGCGCTGGTTTAACGGAATCTTTAGACCTTTTTGCCGGTCGATCCCCTATCCATGCTTCGATCCCAGAATTATTGTTCATAATTATTGCCCTTTCCCTGCTGCTTTGACTCAACCCCTAGGTTGCTGGATTTCCAGAGGAATCTGCCTAAATCAGGAGTTGAGCAGACCTTTCCATCTTCTAGTTTAACTGTCTCGATTCCAGCCTTGCCGAGAATCGGTTTGCTGGTTTTGGCTGCTTTGTTGACGAAGTTGGGTGGAACTTGTTATCTTAAACGTATTCATAACGAGTACGCTTTAATATTATCGTAAATTTATCTACCGATGTCTCGGTGACAGGTGATTGCCTAAAATTAACTATTTTTGCGGTTACTAAAGCTTGTTTTCATCTTCATGGAGGATTGATATGGTCAAAATTGTGGGAATTGGCGGGAGTTTACGGGCTGAATCTCAAAGTCAGCTGGCTCTAAATTTGGCAGCTTTGCGAATGCGATCGCTTGGTGCTGAGGTAGAAGTTCTTGATTTGCGGCAAATGAATCTGCCTTTTTGTAACGGGGAAAAGGAATTTCCAGACTTTCCAGATGTTGCAAAGATGCGGAAAGCCGTCGCTGAGGCAGATGGCTTAATTTTGGCAACCCCTGAATATCATGGTAGTGTCAGCGGTGTGCTGAAAAATGCCTTAGATTTAATGAGCTTTGACCAGCTAAGCGATAAAGTTGCAGGTTTAATTAGTGTCTTGGGAGGTCAGTCAAATAGTAACGCTCTCAACGATCTTCGGGTAATTATGCGCTGGGTTCATGCTTGGGTAATTCCGGAACAAATTGCCATTGGACAAGCTTGGAAAGCGTTTGATGCTAATGGGAACTTGCTGGATGATAAACTTTCTGAGCGCTTTGATGAATTTGCTAAAAGTTTAGTAGAAAATACCCAAAAACTGAGAAAGGCTGCCTAGTTTTCGGCTTCAATTGGGAAGTTTTAACGCAAAGGTACGTCAAGGAAATCGCAAAGGTACGCAGAGATGATTTCTCTTTGCGTATCTTTGCTTTATTTCTTTGTGGTTCTAAGCGTTAAAAAACACCCAATTATTTAATGATGATGGTGATCGTGGTCGTGGTGATGACCGTGGTCATGGTGATGATGACCGTGATCGTGGTGGTCGTGGGTATGAGCCGCTTGCATCGCCGCCATCTGAGGATTAACGGAAAGAGCTTGTTCTGAAAATAAAGCTTCAATCTGAGGATGCGCCCATTCTGCTGCCATCTTTAAAAATTCTGGATGGTCGTTGACGCACTCCATTTGTACGTAGGTCACTTCCGGATGCTTACGCCGTAAGTTATGCAGGATGTGGTCTACATCTAGCAGAGTTTCGTGATTCTCAGTAGCAAAGCCAATCGGCATGAAAACAACCGACGTAGCACCCAGCAGAATTAGATTTTCAGCAGCTTGGGTGGCATTGGGTTGAGTCCATTCAATCAGAGGAGTGTCATGGTTAAGCCAACCCACTGAAATCAGCGGATATTTATTGATCAGCTTCTCTCTAACTCTCTCGTAGAGTGCCTCACTTTCAGTGATGCCAGAGGTAAATCCTTTAGCTTTATGAGGGCAACCGTGGTTCATCAACACGATGGCAGTTTGGGAGGGCAGGTGGGCGACTGCTAAATCGCGGGCAATTTTCTCCTCTACTAGACGCGCTAACAACTCGATGTAGGCGGGTTCGTTGTAGAAGGAGGGAATATAGCGCTGTCCCTTAATCCAATGTTCGCTACCGTCAGAGAGTTTGGAAAGAGCGTTATTTACTTGCTCGACCGCAATCCCGCTGGTAAAGATAGAATCTACCACTAAGAGCGGGTAGATCAGCAGTTTGTCAAAACCCTGCTCTTTGATTTCAGCAAGAACCTGTTCGGGAAGGAAGGGAGCGCAGAAGTTAAAGGCTTTGAAAACTTTAACGCGATCGCCCCATTTTTCTTGTAGATTTTTTTCTATCCCCGCCCGTTGCTGTTCAAAAATTGCGTTGTGGGGGGAAATAAAATGATCGTGCTGGTGGTTCCACTCATGCAGGTCAAAGATTGCCAAAAGCTTTGCGAGTGGTGGATAAATCCAGGTGGGTACCGGCGCAAACTTAGCGGTGAGTAGATTTAAAGCTTGTTCGTTGTAGTTGGCAAAGTCGTCGTAGCTTTCTACTTCGCCATAGCCCATCAGCAATACGGCTACGCGGTCGTTACCTGTGGCTGAATCGTTATTTTGTTGAAGTTTTTCTGGGGTGGCTACCAAGTCGCGTTCCTCAACTTGAATGGTGTCTACATCAGAGTGGAAACTGAGGCGATCGCGTTGTCGTACAGATTCAATCCCCTCAAAGCACCACTCCTTTTTTAGGTTAACATCCCCTATGGGGGGATTAAGGTAAAAAAATTTAGTAGTTAGATAATATTGCAGCGAGTTTTGAGGCGCGATTCATCCATCCAATGATTGATACAAGTCACGAGCGAGCGAGCGGGCGAAGAGTTGCATCTAGTGGCATACGCAAGGACGCGATCGCGTCCTTGCACCTTCGCTTTGTAAAGTGCCGCATCCACCGCATGAATGACTGCCTCTTCCGTATTGCCATGAATCGGGAAGCAAGCAACTCCCAGCGAGATCGAAATCGTACCCAGTTGCTGACGCCGAGATTGTACCTTTTGTTTTTGTAAAGTTTCGTACAGCGATAAATTGGCTAGCGCTAGGGCAAGATTTTCTGCGACTGTCACTGGTTATACCCCAGCACAGATTAAATTCCGGATCTACCCATTCAATCGCTTGATAGCCGCTGAAATACTGAATATTCAGCGTTGCATCTGCTTCCAATTTTGCTGAGATGGCTTCCCCGCATTTTCCCAGCGCTTTGTCATGCGAACCAGTGCTAAAAATCGCTCTTTCATTTCCCCGGTGAGTTCGATTTTTATACTCTTGGCTTCCAAGTCAATTTTCTGCTGAATGCGATCGCTCTTCAGTGCTTCTAGTCCTTGCCAGAGACACAGCGCCGCAATCGAAACCCCAATGCCAACGAGGAAGGGCAGCCGTCGCGACGCCACCGCATATCCTCTGTAAACGAACAGCCACAAGGGCATACACTTAGCGATCGCTAGATTTCACTGAAGCGCTGTTATCCTCTTCTGTCTCCTTTGCTAAGTGTTTCCTGAATCCAACAGAACGTGTTGGGATTGTGTTCAGGAATTTTGCCACTGTCACGTACAGTCACCCTGTTTTCTCACTTCTTGTCACATACATTTCTTGTCAAATAATAAGTGCAACATAATAGCGACAGGCAGTTTATGTCTTTAGCTAAAGCGTGTAAGTCCAAATTTACTAATCATTGAAATCATAGATTCTGCTGGGAACCCGCTAACAACTAGCTACACCCTGAATTGAACCCTTTGAAAGTCTTTCTAAGATTTTTTATATCTGAAGATCGATGTTTTGTCTGTAAGATATTTTCATAATTCAAATGATGCTCGTCATCATTTGCCCCTAACCTTTAGAAATGATGAACGTCATTATTTGCCCAGGTATCCACGATCCAGCGCTAACGCAGAATTTTCTGGAAGAATTACAGCCAAAAAAGAGAGAGAACCTGTTGATTTTTCCGGTTCAAGAATTCGCCGCTTACTCAGCAGCGGATATTTACAATTATTTGTGCGTAAATCTTAGTCCGCCTAGCTCCCAAGCATCACCCGTAATCTTTATTAGCTTCAGTGCGGGTGTTGTGGGGGCAATTGGAGGGGCTTGGCTGTGGCAGCTATCAGGAGGAACGGTTAAAGCTTTGATTGCGCTAGATGGCTGGGGTATGCCTTTGTCTGGTAACTTTCCCATCCATCGACTCAGTCACGATTACTTTACACACTGGAGTTCAGCGGTACTGGGAAGTGGCGAAGAGAGTTTCTATGCCGATCCGCCAGTAGAGCATTTAGAATTATGGCGATCGCCTCAAACTGCACAAGGTTGGTGGGTAAGTTCAGTAAAGGGAAAAGCGGAAACGCGAACCTACACCACAGCCGCTGAGTTTTTAGCCAGTCTGTTGCAGCGTTACGAGAATGGATAATATCGAATCTGGTTGATGACCCACAAATACGAAAAAACCCCACCCTGCCATCGCCTGCGGCTAAAGTGGCTTTTGAGCAGGTAAGCCGACAGTGCGCGGAAATTCCCTCGGCGTGGGTGCCACTTTGCGGAGATAAAGACAGTGGCGATCGCTATGACTACAAGGAGTCGTAAACCCTTCTATCGACTCAATGACACCACCCAATTGCACAAGCGCTGGTTGTAGAGCATTGGTTTCTTCTTCTGTCCACTGTCCTCGATAGAGGATGGCTAAGCCACCGGGTTTTAGTAACGGGAGGGCATATTCTGCACAGACAGATGCTGTGGCGACGGCTCTCACCAGTGCCAAGTCGTAAGAAGCTCGATGCTGGGGATGTTGACCAATTTCTTCCGCTCTACCAGTCAAAGTAGCAGCATTTTGAATCCCCATCTGGTCGATCAGAGTTTCTAAAAACGCGATTTTTTTGCGCGTGGCATCCAGTAAAGTGACGGTGCAATGGCTGAGGGCGATCGCAATGGGAATCCCCGGAAATCCTCCTCCAGTCCCAATATCGATAGCGCGTTCGACGGAGGGAAGGGACAAGCGATCGCTTGTCCCTTCCGAATGGGAGGATAGCAGGGGTGCAATTCCTCGCAGAGAATCCCACAGATGTTTTTCCCAAAACTCTGTCGGTTCGGTGATGCGAGTTAAATTTAGCTGGCGATTTCCTACCAAAATTAGCTCGTAAAGGCGCTGAAATTGTTGCCTTTGTTCGGCTTCCGGCTGCCAGCCTAATGTTTGCTGCCAGATGTCTGCCATTTCCGGCAACATTAGCGTCTCAATCTCACCCATGACCGCCAACCTTCAACTTTTTAAATTTGTGAATTACCCTTCGGGAAAGGGTTCGCCCTACAACCGCCCAAACCCATTTAAGCTGCTGGTTGCGGCTCAATTACTTTAGCTTCCAATGACGCTGGTTCCACCGATTGCAATTCTCCGTGGTTAATTGTCCAGCATCGATCGGCGATCGCTAACAAATCACCCGCATCGTGAGTGACAACCAACAGCGTCCAATGGGTTTTGAGTTTTGCGAATAAACTCACTAGCTGACGCCGCATTGACCAATCTAGTCCAGCGGTGGGTTCATCCAACAACAGCAAATGAGGTTGGCGAATTAACTGCACTGCTAGAGCAAGGCGTCGCTGTTGACCTCCACTCAAGGAATGCGGTGAGGTATGCAATGGCAGATGTGCCAGATTTACTTCTTGCAGAGCTTCCGTGACTTTTTCCAATCCCAACTCTGGATGCCCCATCCGCAGTTCTTCTAAAATTGTCCCGCCACAAAAATGCCGCTCTGGAAATTGAAACACTAATCCTCCCAACTGTTGCAGATGTTCGGGAGTCAGTTCTTGGTCTCTCCAATAGAGGGCACCATCCGTTTTTTCCGCCAGACCTGCGAGAATTTCTAAAAATGTGCTTTTGCCAGAGCCACTTGGGCCAATGACAAGACCCAGATTGTTCGGTGCCAGTTCTAAATTAAGGGCTTTTAGAATCGCAGTAGGGGCAGCCGGGGGGTGATAAGTCAGGTTTTTGAGATAGAGCATTAATTACCCGAATAGAAAATAGAAAGCGAACTCGTCAAGGCATCCAGTTGGGAACAAAAAAGCCTTCTTTAATTTTGACTTAAATTATTCGGCACAAGAAAAACTGAACGAAACCTGTTTTTGAGCAAAACAAATTTTATCCGCGATTCCGGATCTCTTTATTTCTACTTTTATCCTTGGCATTTAAAAAAAATTAACTAAATTTTTCCGGAACCTGGAATTTAGTAAAGGCGTCAAACGCATTTAACTCTCTTTATCTAGAAGTGACTAATTATACACTTGTTGTTTCTAAATGTTGAGCCGAAGGGCGATGGTAACAGAATATTTTCTGGCGTTACTAGATAGCATTTAACATTGGAGACAGCATTCACTCAAGCGTAAGGTTTTGTGAGGATGACGATAATGGATCGATTTTCGGTTCCGAAGCAGATTGTTTCTGCGATCGCAAATACACCCGCGATTTGCTCTAAGCCTTTGATCGCGCCA
This is a stretch of genomic DNA from Coleofasciculus sp. FACHB-T130. It encodes these proteins:
- a CDS encoding ATP-dependent metallopeptidase FtsH/Yme1/Tma family protein; its protein translation is MIFQGMLLSPPALAKAEQNTLTYGDLLQKLEANQVTKVEIDPATRMAKVRLTGQKPTDPPQEVMLLEQNPELIEQLRDKNVELDVQPSTDNTAAVGVAANLLLLFFLLGVLMFIFRRSSNASGQAMNFGKSRARFQMEAKTGVKFDDVAGIEEAKEELEEVVTFLKLPEKFTAVGAKIPKGVLLIGPPGTGKTLLAKAIAGEAGVPFFSISGSEFVEMFVGVGASRVR
- a CDS encoding ferrochelatase, whose product is MVATPEKLQQNNDSATGNDRVAVLLMGYGEVESYDDFANYNEQALNLLTAKFAPVPTWIYPPLAKLLAIFDLHEWNHQHDHFISPHNAIFEQQRAGIEKNLQEKWGDRVKVFKAFNFCAPFLPEQVLAEIKEQGFDKLLIYPLLVVDSIFTSGIAVEQVNNALSKLSDGSEHWIKGQRYIPSFYNEPAYIELLARLVEEKIARDLAVAHLPSQTAIVLMNHGCPHKAKGFTSGITESEALYERVREKLINKYPLISVGWLNHDTPLIEWTQPNATQAAENLILLGATSVVFMPIGFATENHETLLDVDHILHNLRRKHPEVTYVQMECVNDHPEFLKMAAEWAHPQIEALFSEQALSVNPQMAAMQAAHTHDHHDHGHHHHDHGHHHDHDHHHH
- a CDS encoding ABC transporter ATP-binding protein; the encoded protein is MLYLKNLTYHPPAAPTAILKALNLELAPNNLGLVIGPSGSGKSTFLEILAGLAEKTDGALYWRDQELTPEHLQQLGGLVFQFPERHFCGGTILEELRMGHPELGLEKVTEALQEVNLAHLPLHTSPHSLSGGQQRRLALAVQLIRQPHLLLLDEPTAGLDWSMRRQLVSLFAKLKTHWTLLVVTHDAGDLLAIADRCWTINHGELQSVEPASLEAKVIEPQPAA
- a CDS encoding diguanylate cyclase; the encoded protein is MTVAENLALALANLSLYETLQKQKVQSRRQQLGTISISLGVACFPIHGNTEEAVIHAVDAALYKAKVQGRDRVLAYATRCNSSPARSLVTCINHWMDESRLKTRCNII
- a CDS encoding NADPH-dependent FMN reductase yields the protein MVKIVGIGGSLRAESQSQLALNLAALRMRSLGAEVEVLDLRQMNLPFCNGEKEFPDFPDVAKMRKAVAEADGLILATPEYHGSVSGVLKNALDLMSFDQLSDKVAGLISVLGGQSNSNALNDLRVIMRWVHAWVIPEQIAIGQAWKAFDANGNLLDDKLSERFDEFAKSLVENTQKLRKAA
- the rsmG gene encoding 16S rRNA (guanine(527)-N(7))-methyltransferase RsmG produces the protein MGEIETLMLPEMADIWQQTLGWQPEAEQRQQFQRLYELILVGNRQLNLTRITEPTEFWEKHLWDSLRGIAPLLSSHSEGTSDRLSLPSVERAIDIGTGGGFPGIPIAIALSHCTVTLLDATRKKIAFLETLIDQMGIQNAATLTGRAEEIGQHPQHRASYDLALVRAVATASVCAEYALPLLKPGGLAILYRGQWTEEETNALQPALVQLGGVIESIEGFTTPCSHSDRHCLYLRKVAPTPREFPRTVGLPAQKPL